In Setaria viridis chromosome 5, Setaria_viridis_v4.0, whole genome shotgun sequence, the genomic stretch GACTCAATGAAGCTGCTATGTAATTGTTACAATCCAcctttaccaaaaaaaaaattgttacaATCACCCAGAAGGCAAGACAAATCGAACTTCGAGAAACTattgaagtaaaaaaaaatgaatctaAGTGATATTGCGAATTTGAGAGAGATCCATTTCAACTTTTTTAGTTGGAGATTGAAATTTGGATTGCGAAAAGAATAGCATTCCATGTATTATCACCAAGATCTTCCCGAAGTTATGCAACACGCTCCACAATAAAACATACACGTTATACCTGACCAAAAACACGACAAGTTATACAGCAAAGTACATTATGTAGGTGCAGCTCGATCTTCCAACACCCTCAGCACATATCTGTATAGAAGCTTAAAGAGGTCCACCAGGGGACAACCAAATGATGAGAATCGCACAAAATACTGAGCCCTGGTGCTTCACCCATAACATATTACCACATTGGGTTACCTAAACTAAATTCTGCCCAGGAAGGTACTTCTGTTTGGCCTTGTAGCCTAAGCTGTTGACTTCCCTGACTGTTCAGCTAAATAATGCTCAAGCATGTCCTCTTCGTCATCTGTATAAAATAATAGAAGGTTTGTAAGTAAGGTTTTACTGgcaaactaagggggtgtttggatacgaggtactaaactttaggagggtcacatcaggagggtcacatcggatgttcggacgctaattaggagaactaaacatgaggtaattataaaactaactgcagaacccctatactaattcacgagatgaatctattaagcctaattaatccatcattagcaaatggttactgtagcaccacattgtcaaatcatggactaattaggtttaatagattcgtctcgcgaattagactctatatgtgcaattagttttgtaattagactatatttaatactcctaattagtatccaaacatccaatgtgataggtactaaagtttaggggtgTGTTGCCAAATAGGGCCTAAATCCAATGTAGGTAAACAAATAGTTTTTTATCTAGGAAGTTGTACCTTCAAAATCATCGTCAAATTCAatgtcttcctcttcttcctcatcttcatccacAACTGTGCTTGCTCCTTTCTGAAAAAGATAGCTCCATGCAAGTTAGAACTTCAAGAAACAGACAAACAAATGGAAGATATGATAGGCAGGAACAGTTATGCATATCTGTAAGACTGTAACTATGCTGCAGTCTCATTATATTCAGGTAAGATGGGGAAAAAACTTCTAATCTAGGATAGCGTACCACTGCATGCCTTCCACTTTCAAAATACTGTCGTCCTGTGAGTCTCTTTTCCTTTGGGGCTGTAAGAGCTGAATCTGGCATAAGTCTGCAGGTCAAATGTGAAACATTATCTCTAAGCACACACTTGGGTACTCTTAGAAGTTGGGAATCAAATGCCATTGCAAGGAAATGTATCATGTTAAACAAGAGATTCCATGTGGTCACTAAGAGAAAGCTAACTTGAAAGCAATTTACTGGATGCTTACTTAGCACGCTGTAAGGCCAATTCAGCTTCAAAACGTTCTCTCCAGGCCAGGAAGCTCTCCACAGTAACAGCTTCACCATGGGGTACAATGACCTAACATGGAGAGGAAAATACCTTTTCCATTATAAATTATCCTGTGCGGCAATGATATTTGCGGAAAGGAAAACAATCCATGATTCCATAATACAAGATGTAAGATATATTTGAAATTTGCTTGTAAGTGAATCAGCAGGACAAGCAGTTATTTATAcctcctcttctttctcttcAGTCTCTTCAGGTTCCTCATCGCCTCCGTTCTGACCGTATTTCTCGCTTAGCCACTCTTGGGCTGATGAAACAAGAGTATAGACCATAGCCATGCCTAAATTTTCTGTTGCCTAGTGATGGGAGATTCAACGGAAAATGAGATGACATATCAGGCGACCGATAGTGAATATGCATCACAAAGTAACAATAGACTCGTAACATGCTTCCATCATATTTGAGCAAGTACCATTGATGCCAGTGGAATTAGTCCACAATAACCAGTTAATCCTAGAAAGCCAAGTTAAGAAACTAGAAGTTGACTACAACTATAGTTCTCTGGCTGAAGAATACAAATAATTACAATTTGGCTCACCCTGAACTATCTAATTTAAAAAACAATGAGCTTCAATTGCTGCACTGAGTTGAACATTATAACTATATGAGATTGATGCCAAACTTGGAGCTGAGTATTTGCATACCTCTTGGTCAAGCTTTTCCTTCAGGGATGCAAGATCATCTGGTTTAATTCCGCGCATACTGCATGAATGTGTTCCAATCCAATGCAAGAGTTGGAAATACAGTAAGTACACATTTCATGCCAAAAGTATCATGAACTGAAACCATGACTACAAATTTATCACTAGCATGATGTTGAGTTTGCTTTCAGCCATGCTGGCCAACGAGATTAACGGCAAAACCTTTTGACATTCAGCAGTGGAGGTTCGTCTGGGTATTTCTCTGTGTGCGCAAAGATGAGGGCCAGTTGAACTGCAAATCAAGGGCAGATAACACATCACACTAAATCAGATAAACTCATGGTGTATTTGCACAGTTTGTGTTTGGAATCTTAGATCATGAGGGCCAGATATGCATCCAACGACAAATTTAGTTTACCTGGAACATAAGAAGCCTCATCAAAATCGTCATCCTGACAAACAGTTGTAAACAGGAAAGGACCAGTAACTAAATTGG encodes the following:
- the LOC117857156 gene encoding uncharacterized protein, producing the protein MADYEQEQEMEVEALQAILMDDIKEIDPSESGIATTARCFQILLSPQDDDFDEASYVPVQLALIFAHTEKYPDEPPLLNVKSMRGIKPDDLASLKEKLDQEATENLGMAMVYTLVSSAQEWLSEKYGQNGGDEEPEETEEKEEEVIVPHGEAVTVESFLAWRERFEAELALQRAKLMPDSALTAPKEKRLTGRQYFESGRHAVKGASTVVDEDEEEEEDIEFDDDFEDDEEDMLEHYLAEQSGKSTA